The Chryseobacterium shigense genome segment ACCGCTACTACCTCATCTCCCGGATTTAATAATTTTAAAACACAGTCGATGGCAGCAAGTCCTGAACCGAAAGCAAGGCCCCTCGCTCCGTTCTCTATGCTCGCCAGAGAATCTTCCAAAGCCTGTCTTGTAGGATTGGCAGCTCTTGAATACTCATACCCGGAATGTACACCCGGACTTTTCTGAGCAAATGTAGAAGTTAAAAATACAGGAACATTTACAGAACCTGTTGCAGACTCGTGGTGCTGCCCTCCGTGAATTACTTTTGTATTAAAATTCATAACATTTTTATTTTTATAAGCCTGTCATAAGCAAATCAAGGCTTTTGAAAGTATTTTGTGACTGATTTGGTTACATTTTTATAGCAGATTTTACCGCAAATTCTTCAGCAATCTGCTCTATCCACTGTGCCACATCTTCTTCTCCGGTTGCTCTCTGGTAAGTATTTCCTAAAGATACCAAAATCTGATGGATAAACATCTTCATCTGATCTACCGGCATTTCTTTCGTCCAAAGATCAATTCTCAGAGCCTCCATTGTCTTGTCGTCCCAAACCGAGATCATTGTAGCTTTTGTTTCTTCTTTTTCCACACCGCCATCCTGGGCATTCCATGTTATACTTTCGGGAATGTGGTTCTCATCCAGCTCTACATCTATTGTAATCTGAGTTTTTCTCATATCAATTTAAAATTTTCCGCAAAGTTACTACTTCTTCGGCTTATCTAAAATTCCTTTGAAACTATCTTCACTGGTAAAAGGGATATTATATTAAAAAAAATAACCTCCAAATTGCTTTGAAGGTTATCATTTATTTTAACTATTATGGTGTTTTAGGCTTATACACTGCTTCATTAAATATTTTTGTGGCATCAAGCTTTAAAAAATCAACCAGTTTGGTTTCTGGTTTTTGTCTGAAATAGGCTTTACAGATTTGCCAGCCTGTAAAAATTCCGATCTGGGGGGAAGATTCGTTATCGATTTCTGTATAAAATTTCGAGAATGGCCCGGGAGAAATGAAACGTTCTACCAGTCTTGGATCATCTCCGAAGATCAGGTTACTTTCTACAAAATAATTCCAGATATTAGCTTCATTGGCTACTGCCCAGTCGTATTGTTTCTTGGTATAGTTCATTTTCAGGTAATCCGGTGTATCGGGAAGGAAAGCGTCCTGCAGTATCATGATTTTTCCGTTCAGAATAACCTGGTCAATGAATTTCTGATGATCGGGAGATTCCGTAACAATACTTTCAGCAAAGATCTGGGAAACTTTGGGAACGATATTCTGTGGATTCATTGATTTCTGGAAATACAGTTCAAGCCCTTTGTAATTGGCATTGCCATCCCCCATAAATCCGGTAATATCTATGAACAGAAGATTTCCCTTTGAATCATAAAAGATAGGGTCCTGAACCATCTGAAGTGCCGATGAAAAAAGGTAAACCTTAGGACTTTTAAACTGTGGAAAATAGTATTTGATGTGGGAAAACAAATCCTGAAGCTCATTCTGAAGTTTTGCCTGGTCTATTTTACCCGCTGCTTCTTTATAAATCCTGATTTCTTCCGCATCTGCGCGTCTTTTCCCAAAATCTGCATCGGAAACGGTTCCCTGAAACCACGGAAATTTAGCCTTAAACTGCTCTAAAGAAATATTCTGGTTATAAAATTCTTTGGAAATATCTGTAACTTCAATTTTTTCAGCAGGTGCTTTTACTTCTACTTTCCACTGGTTTTCGGCCTCTTTTTTGCAGGAATGCAAAGCAAGAACTAAAATGGAGGAAAGGGCAATAATTCTAAAAATCTTCATTATTTTTACATGAAATTTAAGGATACAAAAATAAGGATTAAAAACACAACCGATGATGAAAATGAAAATATTTGCAACTTTTGGTCTTGTTATTTCAGGATATTCACTTTTCTGTGCCCAAAAGATTAATTTCAAGGATCCTAACTTTGAAAAAGGCGTACTTGAAAATTTTGACCTCAACAAAAACGGCTCGCTGGAAAAACTGGAAGCTGATATGGTTACCAATTTATTTCTGGTTCAGAAAGGCATTACCTCGGCTGATGATGCACTCTTTTTCACCAATGCCAAAATGATTGTGCTTGATGATAATGCCATTCCTAATGTTTCTGTTACCGGTTTGCCCAATCTTGAACTGTTTTCATGTACGGGATGCAAAATTTCCTCTTTCAAGGCAGAAGGTCTTAAAAATTTAGCCTCCCTGTATCTTGACAATAATCTTCTGGAGAATATTTCATTAAAAGGAACTCCAAGAATTGACCAATTAACATTATCTTTAAATCAGTTAAAAACAATTGACATCACCTCTCTTAAAAATTTAAGAAAATTAAATATTGAACACAATAAAATCCAGAAACTTGATATTTCGGGAAATCCTGCCCTCCAAACACTGAATGTAGGCGGAAATACCATGAAGGAAACCGATATCAAGAAGGGAGCAAAAACAGATGTAACTATTTTTGGATTTGAACAATAACCATACTATGAAACTGGAAACAGAAAGACTGATTTTAAGACAACTTGAAGAAACGGATGTTGAACGTATGTTCCTGCTGGATTCTAACCCGGAAGTGATGAAATACATCGGTGTTCCGGTACTTACAGAGCAAAGCGAATCATTAAATGTAATCAGAATGATCCGGAAACAATATGAGGACAACGGTATAGGAAGACTTGCTGTCATTGAAAAGGAGACCGGACTTCTGATCGGCTGGAGTGGCCTGAAACTACTGACACAGGAAGTCAACGGTTATAAAAATGTAATTGAACTCGGCTATCGTTACCTGCCCGAATCATGGGGAAAAGGCTTTGCAATGGAAGCAGCAAAAGCATCGCTGGAACTTGGTTTTCATGAGATGAAGGCAGAGGTGATTTATGCCTATGCTCATTCAGAAAATGCAGGTTCCAATCATATTTTAAGGAAATTAGGCTTTGAGAAAACCAGTGAATTTACAGAACCTGACGGGATCTGTAACTGGTATGAGCTGAAACGTGAAAAATATGTACAATAATATGCTGACGATAAGACAGGAAGAGGAAAAAGACTATAAAAAAGTATTCAAGCTTACGGAAGAAGCTTTCAGAGGTATGGAACACAGTGATCATCAGGAACATTTCCTTGTGGAAAAATTAAGAAAATCTGATGCTTTCATTCCTGAACTTTCTCTTGTTGCCGAAACTGAAAATGGCGAAATTGCCGGACACATTCTGCTCACAAAACTTAAAATAGAGAACAGCCCTGAAATTTTCGAATCGCTGGCTTTGGCTCCTGTTTCTGTAAAACCTGAATTTCAGAATCAGGGAATTGGGGGACAGCTTATCCTGCGCGGTCATTCAATTGCCAGGGAACTTGGTTACCGTTCGGTTATTTTAATCGGGCATGAAAATTATTATCCTAAGTTTGGTTACGAAAAAACCAGTAATTTTGGAATTTCTTTTCCGTTTGAGATTCCTGAAGTTAACGGAATGGCAGTGGAACTGATCAAAGACGGATTAAAAAACATAACAGGCGTAGTAAAATACCCTAAAGAATTTGGAATAGATTAAAAAAAATAAATAATGCAGACCCAAAAAGTAATAAATCATATTGTAAACTGGTTAAAGGATTATGCTGTAAAAGCTAATGTAAAAGGATATGTTGTAGGTGTTTCCGGAGGAGTAGATTCCGGGGTGGTTTCTACACTTTGTGCCATGACAGGGCTTGAAGTACTGCTTCTTGAAATGCCGATCCGCCAGAAAGAAGACCAGGTAAACCGCGCCCAGGATCATATTGAAGACCTTAAGAAAAGATTCCCAAATGTTCAGGGAAAAACAATCAACCTGACTCCTACTTTTGAAGCTTTTGAAGATGTTGTTGAAAACCACGTTGAAGGAAGATGGAGTAATAATTTAGCTCTTGCCAATACCAGATCACGTTTCAGAATGGTGACTTTATACTATTTTGGACAACTGCACGGTTTATTGGTTTGTGGAACAGGAAATAAAGTGGAAGATTTCGGAATTGGCTTTTATACAAAGTATGGTGACGGAGGTGTAGATGTTTCGCCAATTGCTGATCTTTATAAAACTGAAGTTTACAAGCTTGCCAAAGAATTAAATCTTATCGAAAGTATCCAAAATGCAATCCCTACAGACGGACTTTGGGATTCCGACAGAACAGATGAAGACCAAATTGGGGCAACTTATCCTGAACTGGAAAAAATTCAGAAAGAATATGATACTAAAACTGTTGATGATTATGAAGGACGGGACAAGGAGGTATTTATCATTTTTGACAGAATGCATAAAGCGGCAAGACATAAAATGGTTCCTATCCCGATTTGTGATATTCCCGAGGAATGGAGAAATGATTAATATTGAGCTATAAATTATAAGTTTATATGAACGGTAAAACAAGATCAGTCTTTTTTATTTGCCTGGGACTTCTTTTCGGAATGTCTGTAATGTATATCTACAATAATTTTATTGCGGATAAAAAGGGAAATACAGAGACCGTGAACTATGGAAATACTTCTGCAGATTCTCAAAATATTCCCGGAAAATCTTCCTCACAGTCCATTGACCAGCTGACAGAGGAAAAAACGGTTATTAATTACGTAAAACAGCATCACACACTTCCCGATTATTATATCACCAAAAACGAGGCAAGAAAGCTGGGCTGGAATGCTTCCAAAGGAAATCTGTGTGAAATACTGCCCGGAAGAGCTATTGGCGGGGATAAATTCGGAAACAGGGAAAATAAGCTTCCCCAGAGTGAAAAATATTACGAAGCCGATGTTAATTACAGTTGCGGAAACAGAAATGCAGACCGGATTATCTTTACAAAAAACGGTGATGTTTACCTGACTAAAAATCATTATAAGAGTTTTGAAAAGCAGTAGTTTTTATATACTTATAGCATTATTCTCAGTATTTTCATGTTCGGAAAAGCAACAGAAGCATCTAGAGAATAAGCCGATGACCATATTGATTCAGCCATTCAAAGATTTCAGCGCTGAAAATGTGACTGAAACAGCAGAAGGAATCAGAAAGGTTTATCCGAATGTGAAAATTCTTAACGCAATTGACCTTCCGGAGAACGCTTATTACAAAGACAGAAACCGCTACAGGGCAGATTCTATTATTAAGTTTCTGGATGGAAGGACAAAAGAAGGCTTTGTAACTATTGGACTAACCTCAAAAGACATCAGTGTTACAAAAGGGAAAATAAAAGATTACGGCATTATGGGACTGGGCTACAGACCCGGAAAAGCCTGTGTAGCTTCCACCTACAGGCTGAACAAAAATAATACTGATGAACAGTTCTTTAAAATAGCCATTCATGAGCTCGGGCATACGCAGGGGCTAAAACACTGTCCTGAAAAAACATGTTTTATGAGAGATGCAGAAGGCGGAAATCCCACTAATGAAGAAAAAGATTTTTGTCCAACATGCAAAACTTTTTTAATCAATAAAAACTGGAAATTTAATTCTATATGAAGACAATATATATCGATTTTACAGACATAGGCGACTACGAAGATTTTTATACCCAATTAAAGGAAAAAGTAACGCTTCCCGAAGATTTTGGAGACAATCTTGACGCCCTGTCTGATGTTATTACCGGAGGACTGGAGCTGCCGCTTCACATTGAATTTGTTAATATGACGGTGGATCAGCTTGAGATTTTTGAAGATCTTCTTACTACCCTTGAAGATGCAGAAGATGAGACAGAAGATTTTACTTTCAGCTATTATCTGGAACAATATGAGGATGAGGATGAAAACGGTATTGAAGACGAAGAATAATTTTAATTCCATACAAACAAAACTCGCAGAAAAATTCTGCGAGTTTTTTAGTCAAGTCTTCTAAGTGTTTCTAATTTTTATTTTACTGCCTGATAAATTTAAAACTTTGTGAAGCTTCCCCCTTCACGAAAATCTCCAGAATATAATTTCCTTTTGATAAAGAAGAAACGTCTACTCTGCTTTCCACAGCATTGTCTGTTTTTACTTTCTGACCGACCATATTGTAAATTTCCACCTTATCAATCTTACTGATTCCTTTAATGTAAAGAACATCTTTTACAGGATTAGGATAAATGGATATAGTATTGTTATGTTTTGTACTTTCATTGGTAGCAAGCAGCACCTTAGAAAGATCCAGGAAAAAGGCAACAATCTGGTTGGATGCATTGGTTCCAACTCCTGCTATTCTTCTTCCGTCCTGGGATATTGCCAGAGGAAGTGACATATTCACGCCCTGGGTATTAATTCCCATGCTTACAGCATAATCATTCAGGTTTACACGTCCTCCTGCTGCTGTCCATATAAAGCCTTCTCCAGACATGGGAGGTGCTGCGAAAGGTCTGAAAAATCCGACTACTTTTTTACCGTCGGCAGAAATTCCGGTTGCTCCCCCTCTGAAGAAGGCTGAGGAATTTGGATGTGTTATGTATGTAAGACCGTTTACGCTGTTCCATACGTATGGATTAGGCATTGCGGCTCCTATGATTGTAGTTCCGTCTGCTGAAACATCTCCTGCTTCGCCTACATAATTACCGTTACTGTCGGTGATAAAGCTTTCTGCCCCGTTCACCCATTTGACACCACTTCTGGTTCCGTTATCCTGATCCTGCCATCCGACAATTACAGACCCGTCGGAATTGATGGCATTGGCTCTTGAGCTTCTGTTGGGCACAATGCTTCCAAGATCTGTTACTCCACTTGCAGCATTCCATTTTACGGCATGTGCGGTTCCTGCGGTAAGCCATCCCAGTCCTACAATTGTATTTCCGTCTGAAGTCATATCCCATGTAGAGCTTACGTGTCCGTCCCAACCGGTGGGAACCAATCCTCCGTGATTACTCCATGATGCTGAAGCCGTGTTATAGGTTGAAATTTCGTTAAAACTGGTTACGGTATTCGTGGTGGAAGAACCTATTTTAGTTCCATCGGCAGTGATGAGTGTTCTTCCGGCAGCGGGATATCCGTTGGATATAGAGCCTATTTGAACCAAACCATTTAGCTCGTCCCATTTATAGATCTGACCGGCACTTGTATGCATGCTGACAATTCCACCATCAGAAATACCGCCTACTGTATAATTTCCTACTGCCATGATGGTCAGCTGGGCATTAGCTATATAAAATCCAAACAGAAAGCAAGTATATAAAGCTTTCATTAAAATTTTGTAAATCTTTTTCATAATTACTTAAGTTTAATATTTTGAATTGGCTGAAACAATATTAATATTATATTTACCCTTTCAAAAGATATTGGCTTTCACAATTCGTGAAATTCAAAAGACTAAAAAATATAAATCATTAAAATACAACCATATAACAAAAATCTATTTTGAGGACAGATCATAGGGAAGCTGTAAGGAAAAAATCAAAAAAATCATCGTTTTGCCTAAATAACCGGATTCGAAACATTAATTTTCTGTTCATTATTCTGTGTTCAGTTTTTATCAGAGGACAGTCGGGGCCGGATTTCAGTATGTTGGCAGATAAGGCTTTTCAGAAATTATATCAGAATCCAGATGAGTGCATCAATTATTCCCAGAGCCTTCTCATCAGCGATCAGAATCCGGAACACAGGATTGTGCTGCAGAATATTATTTCCCAGGCTTATGCCATGAAAGGAGATTATGTGCAATCCGTGAATATTTACAGCCAGAAAGAAGATTCGCAGGAAAAAGAAAAGCTGTCCTATTTTCTTCAGGTAGCCGGTGATTATAATCTGGCAGACCAGTACCAGAATCTGGATCTTTACAACCAGTCGCAACAGATTATTTCCGGCCTTTTGGCTGATCCTAAATTACTAAAAGGTGATAATCCGAGGCTCAACGTGATTACAGGTAAACTTTACCAGCTTCAGGCTATTAACTGCGGGATTAAAAGAAATTATGACGATGCCCGGAAAAACCTCATCAAAAGTAATCATTACCTCAGTTTTAATAACCAGGAAAACCGGATCCTGAAAATAGAGAACATGATATTCGAAGCTTCTTTTTTAATGAAACAGAATAAACCGGAGGAAGCCAGGCAAATTTTAGAAAGCACACTTGCAATAGCTGAAAAAAATAAAGGCTACTACTTTCTTCAGGCATTTGCTTATGAAAATCTGTCACGGTATTATTTTTTAAAGGAAGACTACCGCACTGCCAACAAACTTCTTGAACAAGGACTTTCAAAAATAGAAAGTATTCCTTACAACAGTTTAAAAGTAAAGATCTATGAATCTTTATCCAAAAATTATTTTGCTCTCCGCAATGATGAAAAATACCATCAGTACAACAAACTTTATACTGAACTCCGGTCTAAATCAGATTCAAACACCAAAGAAGGCATACGGTATATTGTAAAACTGGTGGAAACCAATCAGAACAATAACCTGGAATTTCAGAACCAGAAACAGCTGAAAAAAATAAGCTGGATTTCTGTCACATTTCTGATTGTCATCATCGGGCTTCTGGCCTGTTTCATGATCTTAAAAAGCAGTCATAAAGACCTGAAAAAACAGTCTGAATTCTTTGAAAAACAGAAAAAACAGGAACTTACTTCACAGAAAGACATTCAGGATGCAAAGGAAATAGCTGAAACCAGCAAACCCCTCGAAAAAGACCCGAATAAAATATCTAAGGAAAAGGAAGATGAAATTCTTCAGAAGCTGGAAGAATGGGAAAAGCAGCAACGTTATCTCGACAAAAGCATGACCCTTTCCGTACTGTCTTCACAAATGGGTGTAAATACAAAATACCTTTCTGAAGCCATCAACAGCAGCAAAGGAAAAAATTTTAACAGCTATATTAATGAGCTAAGAATCAACCACATTGCACGTCTTTTGAGAACAGATCCGGTTTATCTCAATTATAAGGTAAGCTATCTCGCGGAATATTCAGGATTTTCTTCACACAGTGCTTTTACGACTGTTTTTAAATCCGTAACCGGAATGTCTCCAAACGTTTACATCCAGGAAATCAGTAAAAGCAGAGCATTATGAAAATTGTATTAAGAATTATTCCCGTCATTCTTTTATGTTTCCAGATCACGGTTTCGGGACAGAAGGTTCCTTTTGACTCTATGATGAAAAAAGCCCGCCTTGAAATCTTCGATAATCCGGACAATGCTATTAAAATTGGCAAAGATCTTCTCAGAAATGAAAAGGATATTCATAAGCAGATCAGTATTTATCAGCTGCTTTCCACTTCCAATATTGCAAAAAGGGATTTCGACCAGTCTTTACTCTATCTTTTAAAAGCTAAAGAAACGGCACAAAAAACAAATGATCTGAAGGTCCGCACCAGCGTATTGATCTCAGCTGCAATACAGTATCAGCAGATGGAACTTTTCAGCAAAAGTCTTGAAACCCTTAATGAAACAGATCAGCTTCTGGCTAAACTGCCTGACGATCTGCCTGAAAAACGTATTGAAACAGCAAGAAGCTATGCTATCCGCGGAATGATCTACAAAAGTCAGTCGAATCCTGAAATTGCGCTTGAAAAATTTTTGACCTCTATTAAGAATTTTGAAAAGATCAAACATAACCCAACCACGTATTCTAATATGAGTGTGGTTTACTATAATATAGGCTACTGTTACCTCAATCTGGCTCAACTTGAAAAAGCCCACCAGGCATTCATACAGTCTGCAGAATATGCCCGGAAAAACAAAGCGAAAAGCCTTGAAGCATTTGCTTTAAAAGGAATGGCGGAAATGTACAAACAGAGTAAAGAAAATGAAACAGCCCTTCAGTTATTGATCAAAGCAGAAGATCTGAGCAAAAACACAGGCGATCTTATCCTTAATGAGGGCATATACAAAGAAATGTCTGAAAATTATCTGGCTACCGGAAACCCTGAACTTTATCAGAAATACAGCAAAAAGTATTTTGAAATGCGTTTTCAGCGGGAGCAGAATGAATTAAAATCCATCAACCATTCAATTAATGACCATAATATGGAGACTCTTAAGAAAAGTAGTGAAATGAAGACCCATTATCATTATTTTACAGCAATTATTATTGGTACCGGCATTCTTGTGATTGCTGTATTGCTTTCTTTAATTTTCAGGATCAGGAGACAGAATTTTAAATACAGGAAAGAAATTCAGAGGCTGATAAGGTCATAAATAATGAGTGATGAAGTATGACTCACAAAAAAGCATTCCCAAAAGGAATGCTTTTTTGTGATTTTATTTTCCAATGACTTCTGTAATCGGGTTTCCTACATTTCCGCTCGGGAACTGGATTTTCAGCAATGATGAAACGGTAGGCGCAATATCAGTCATATTATAAGCTTTATTGCTTTCTCCTTTCTGGATTCCCCACCCCATAAAGATTAATGGAATGTGCGAATCATAAGAATTCCATACACTGTGTGTAGTTCCTGTCTTGGAATATGGAGGAAGCATTGAATCGTGGGAGATCAGCTGGATATCCCCGCTTCTCTGTCTGTTGATTCCGTTAATGATCCTCTGCTTGATGGGCTCCGGAATAGTAGCTTCCTGAACTTCATCTACAGATACTGCATATAAAACGGTAGGATCTTTCTGTAATTCCCTGATTGTGAAATCTCTCAGATCATCCAGTTCAATTTTATTATCCTGCATCAGCTTTCTGTCAAAATAAATCTGGTAATTGTCTACTGCATTGATCAGCTTATCAACTCCGAATTTATCCTTCAGCTTCTGATTAATGTCTTTTTCCATTCCTTCTCCGAAGAATCCTGTAGTGATTTTATGTTCTTTCAGGAATCCTACTGAGTGGGCTCCACCGTGGTCAGCGGAAAGAAAAACCGTATATTCCCCTTTTCCTACTTTTGAATCCAGGTAATTGAAAAATTCGGCAAGATCCTGATCAAGTCTTAAATAAACATCTTCCACTTCAATAGAGTTCGGGCCGAACTTATGTCCGGCATAATCTGTAGAAGCTAAATTGATTGCTAAAAAGTCAGTAATCTGGTCACCTCCCAATTTTTCTCCTTCCACAGAAGCTTCAGCTAGCTTAAGTGTCAATGTATTTCCAAAAGGTGTATAGCGGATGTTATCTTTTTTTGCCTGATAATCCTGAGCCAAATTACTGTAAGGAAAAACAGGTGTTTTTGCACTTCCCAGCAATCCTTCCCATGAAGAATTATCCGGTGAACTTTCTGTGTACTGATTGATCGGAAGTAAGGTGTTCCATCCGTTTGCCACTAATTTTTCAGGCAGGTTCTGTGAGTTGAATGACTTCATCCACTGAGGCAAATCATTCATATACCATGTACTTGTAATGAAGTTACCTGTACTGTCGTCAAACCAGAAAGCTCCGTTTGGCGTATGTCCTGTGGGAAGAATTGAAGCACGGTCTTTTAATGAAACCCCGATTACTTTTCCCTGGAAGTTGGTAGCCAGTCTTAATTCATCCGTTACCGTTGTGGACCAAAGGTTTTTCGGTGAATGACTTCCTGTTCTGGTATTGGTTGTTCCTACGGGTTGAACACTTTCATCTGCGGTACAGTAAACGTTCTTTCCGGTTTCCTTATCCGTCCAGTCGTTTCCGGCAATGCCGTGAATTGCAGGTACGGAACCTGTATAGATGCACGTATGTCCCAAAGCTGTAATAGTAGGTACATAATTGATATGAACATTATTTAAAGAATATCCGGTATTCAGAAGTCTTTTAAAGCCATCATTCCCGTATTTATTATAAAAACGGTACAGATAGTCCCACCTCATCTGGTCTACCACCAATCCTACGACTAATTTGGGTCTTTCTAACTGAGAATTTTTGTTCTTCTGAGCATTGATTGTAATCACGGACAATAAAGCTGCCGCCGCAATTGAAATTTTCCTAAGCATCTAGTAAATTTTTGTTGACCACAAATTTAAGAGTTTTGAAAGTTTTGGAGTGTGAAATTTTATTTAAATTTGAATTAATCATCTGTATAAAGCTTTGGAAAGGAATACGCATTTAATAACAGTCAATTCAATACATGAATTTCCCGATATTCATTCTTTACAGAAGAAATCTTCTGAATGAGAATTACTGGTGAAAATTTACCTAAAAATTTAATAAAATAAAATCCCCCATTTTCATGGAAATAAAAAAATTAGAGAAGCTGATTGAAAATCCCAGTTTAGATTGGGGAATAAACGGCTACACTACAGATAAAATACTTGCCATTTCTGCTGTAGAATTTGCCGGTTCTTTTGAATTTGTTCTAAAAGAAAAATCCATACCCTATTCCAAAACCTGGGAAACCGTTTCAGATGATATTGAAGAGCTTAATGAAATCATTAAAAAAGGACATTCTTTCGGTATTTATGAAGATGAAAAATTATTAGGCTGGATCATTTGTGAACACAGAACATGGAATAACAGTTTTTATATTGAAAATATTCTGGTCAGTGAAAATGTAAGAAGACAGGGAGCCGGAGCCCGGTTAATAAAAAGTGCTGTCCGGGAAGCCAGAACTTTAAATTGCAGGCTCATTGAACTTGAAACACAGAATACCAACTATCCCGCAATACAGTTTTACAGGAAAATGGGTTTTGCTATCACAGGATTGAATACAAGGCTTTATGAAAATACGGAAGAAACTGCTTTATTTATGACTTTGGACTTATAACATGATTCACCAATATTTTTTAACACACTTTTTGGTGTTTTAAAAATATTTTATATATTCGTAATAAGTTGAGTGGGATTAAATGCGGATGTGTTTACTTGAAAAATATTGTTAGTTGATAAGGGGCGGTTTTTACCGCTCTTTTTTTTGATATTACTTCTTGCCTGTTTTGGCTACGAGAAAAGCAGATCCGGCTACATTTACTTTTTGATAATTACGGAATTTTGTTTCAACAAAAAACAAAGTCAAATGAAAATTATCGTAACAGGTTCATTAGGAAATATCAGCAAACCGCTGACGAAAGAATTAATTAGCAAAGGACATTCTGTAACCGTTATCAGCAGCAGCAATGAAAGACAGTCTGAAATTGAAGCTTTAGGAGCAAAAGCAACGATCGGGTCTATGGAAAATGTAGATTTTTTAGCGGAAACTTTCAGAGGGGCAGATATGGTATATGCCATGGAAGCTCTGAATGCCGGGGTCTTTTTTGATCATACTGTTGATTTCATAGAAGCCAATACCCAAATCGGAAGAAACTACAAAGAGGCTTTTGAAAAGTCAGGAGTAAAAAAAATTATTCATCTGAGCAGCATTGGAGCACATATGAGT includes the following:
- a CDS encoding GNAT family N-acetyltransferase; this translates as MEIKKLEKLIENPSLDWGINGYTTDKILAISAVEFAGSFEFVLKEKSIPYSKTWETVSDDIEELNEIIKKGHSFGIYEDEKLLGWIICEHRTWNNSFYIENILVSENVRRQGAGARLIKSAVREARTLNCRLIELETQNTNYPAIQFYRKMGFAITGLNTRLYENTEETALFMTLDL
- a CDS encoding helix-turn-helix domain-containing protein, encoding MLADKAFQKLYQNPDECINYSQSLLISDQNPEHRIVLQNIISQAYAMKGDYVQSVNIYSQKEDSQEKEKLSYFLQVAGDYNLADQYQNLDLYNQSQQIISGLLADPKLLKGDNPRLNVITGKLYQLQAINCGIKRNYDDARKNLIKSNHYLSFNNQENRILKIENMIFEASFLMKQNKPEEARQILESTLAIAEKNKGYYFLQAFAYENLSRYYFLKEDYRTANKLLEQGLSKIESIPYNSLKVKIYESLSKNYFALRNDEKYHQYNKLYTELRSKSDSNTKEGIRYIVKLVETNQNNNLEFQNQKQLKKISWISVTFLIVIIGLLACFMILKSSHKDLKKQSEFFEKQKKQELTSQKDIQDAKEIAETSKPLEKDPNKISKEKEDEILQKLEEWEKQQRYLDKSMTLSVLSSQMGVNTKYLSEAINSSKGKNFNSYINELRINHIARLLRTDPVYLNYKVSYLAEYSGFSSHSAFTTVFKSVTGMSPNVYIQEISKSRAL
- the pafA gene encoding alkaline phosphatase PafA yields the protein MLRKISIAAAALLSVITINAQKNKNSQLERPKLVVGLVVDQMRWDYLYRFYNKYGNDGFKRLLNTGYSLNNVHINYVPTITALGHTCIYTGSVPAIHGIAGNDWTDKETGKNVYCTADESVQPVGTTNTRTGSHSPKNLWSTTVTDELRLATNFQGKVIGVSLKDRASILPTGHTPNGAFWFDDSTGNFITSTWYMNDLPQWMKSFNSQNLPEKLVANGWNTLLPINQYTESSPDNSSWEGLLGSAKTPVFPYSNLAQDYQAKKDNIRYTPFGNTLTLKLAEASVEGEKLGGDQITDFLAINLASTDYAGHKFGPNSIEVEDVYLRLDQDLAEFFNYLDSKVGKGEYTVFLSADHGGAHSVGFLKEHKITTGFFGEGMEKDINQKLKDKFGVDKLINAVDNYQIYFDRKLMQDNKIELDDLRDFTIRELQKDPTVLYAVSVDEVQEATIPEPIKQRIINGINRQRSGDIQLISHDSMLPPYSKTGTTHSVWNSYDSHIPLIFMGWGIQKGESNKAYNMTDIAPTVSSLLKIQFPSGNVGNPITEVIGK